CGCGCTTTCCGGATATTTTTCCATAAATTTTTCGGTCCAGGCTTCAGCCAGGTTAACCATGGTGTCCGAACCTTTGATCTGGATCGCTTTGTTGCCGCGGGCACAGCCGCCGGCAAGCAGGAGGCTGATCGCGAAAAAGAGAAATAAATACCTTTTGATTGAACTCATTTTGTATGTTCATTTTCTTATGCCTTTGTTAACTCCAGGTTACATCAATGTTAACTGCTGGTAACAATTATCAGCCAAATCGGCCGGTCACGTAATCCTCGGTCCGCTTATCGGACGGCGCGGTAAATATTTTGCCGGTAACGTCAAATTCAACCAGCTCGCCAAGGAGAAAAAAACCGGTGAAGTCGGCGACCCGGGCCGCTTGCTGCATATTGTGGGTCACGATCACGATCGTATAATCTTTTTTGAGCTCATGGATCAACTCTTCGATCTTGCCGGTAGAGATCGGATCAAGGGCCGAACAAGGCTCGTCAAGCAGGATCACCTCTGGTTTGACCGCCAGGGTCCTGGCGATACAAAGCCGTTGCTGCTGCCCCCCCGAAAGGCCGATGCCTGGTTTATTAAGGCTATCCTTAACCTCATTCCAAAGCGCCGCCTGTTTTAAAGAGGTCTCAACCTCCTTGTCCAAAACATCCCTACTAAACCGGCTGGCAAGCTTAAGGCCCGCCGCCACGTTGTCGTAGATTGACATGGTGGGAAAGGGAGTCGGCTTCTGAAAGACCATCCCCACCCTCCGCCTAAGATCGACCAGGTCGTACCTGGGTTTAAAGATATTCTCTTCATCTAAGAGGACCTCGCCGGCAACTGTTGCTCCCGGTATTGTTTCGTGCAGTCTGTTCAAATTCCTCACAAAGGTCGACTTGCCGCAACCTGACGGCCCGATAACCGCCGTCACCTTATTGGCGAATATTTCCATATTAATTTCTTTCAGGGCTTGTTTTCCTGAAAACCAGGCGTTCAGACCGGAGGCTTTCATTTTAATTTTATCCATAATAGACCCTCTTTGAATATTTTCTTACGACTACAGTTATTAGAAACACGATCAAAATTATTGTAAGAGAACCGGCCCAGGCTTTGGCATGCCATTCATCAAATGGGGAGATCGCGTAATTATAGATCTGCACGGTCATGGAGGCCATTGGTTGGTCGATCTGCAGGTTCCAATACATGGTATTGAAAGCGGTAAAGATAAGCGGGGCGGTCTCCCCCATGATCCTGGCAACCGCCAGGATCACTCCGGTAAAGATCCCGTTCCAGGCGGTGCGAAAAACGATCCGCAAAGCGACCTTCCATTCCGGGAGGCCGAGCGCCAACCCCGCCTCATAAAGGGTACGGGGGACCATTTTAACCATCTCTTCCGTCGTCCTGGTGACCACCGGGATCATGATAATCCCGAGGGCAAAGCCGCCGGCGATCGCCGAAAACCGCTTCATGGTCGCCACGATCAACACGTAGGCAAAAATGCCAATGACTATGCTCGGCAGGCTCGACAGAACATCGGCCGAATATCTTATAAAAAAACCTCTCTTGCCGGATCCATACTGCGCCAGCCAGATGCCGCCAAAGATCCCGATCGGCAGACCGACCAAACAGGCAAGCCCGACCAAAATAAATGTTCCGACGATCGCGTTCGCCATCCCTCCTCCCGGGTCCCCGACCGGCATCGGAAGTTGAGTAAAAAAGTCAAAGCTAAAGGCGCCGATCCCTTTGAAAAAGACATAACTAATTACGGCGATCAGCGGCATGACCGCCAGCACCGCGCTTAAGACCACCGCTCCTAAAAATACTCTCTCTTTTATTTCTCTAATTAATTTTTGATGGTCGTTTGCCACACTAAATACCTCGCTAAGCCGTTGACGACTATAGTGATCACTAAAAGTATCAGGGCGAGTTCGATCAGGACCGACAGGTTCAATTCCGTCACCGCCTCCGCGAATTCATTGGCGATTACCGCCGACAGTGAATAAGCCGGAGCAAAAAGGGAACCGGAGATCTGCGGACGGTTGCCGATCACCATCGTCACCGCCATCGTCTCCCCCAGCGCTCTTCCCAAACCAAGAATAACAGCCCCAATGATCCCGGAACTGGCCGGACCAAAAACCGCCAGTTTAAAGGTCTCCCATCTGGTAGCCCCAAGTGCCATCGCCGATTCCCGTAAACTGTAAGGGACCGCTTGAAGAACCTCGCGCGATAACGCGGTTATGGTCGGCAGGATCATGATCGCCAAAATTATCCCCCCGGTTAACAAGCTCGGTCCGGAGGATGGGCCTTGAAAGAGAGGAAGAAAACCAAAAAGCCCCTTAAGCATCGGCTGGAGATAGTTCGCCGAGAAAGGGGCAAGGACAAATATCCCCCAAAGCCCATAAACTACCGAAGGGATCGCCGCCAAAAGTTCGACCATTACCGCCACGTACTCCCGAAACTTTGACTTATAGACCTCGGAGATAAAAATCGCGCAACCAAGTCCGAGCGGAACGGCAATGACCAGCGCGATAAGCGAAGACATTACCGTACCATAAATGAACGGCAGGGCGCCATAATTGTCGGCCAAGGGATCCCAGGCAGTGCCGATAATAAAGCCCCAGCCAAAATGCCTGATCGCCGGCCAGGCCCAAAACAATAGGACCCCGACCAGCGAGAACAGGATCAAAGGGATGCTGGCGGCAAAGGCAAAGATAAAGCCTTTGAACCAGACATCCCCTTGTTTCAATAGTTTACTAAAGACCAGTTTCAATTGAATCGATCAACTCCAATACTTTATCCGACATACTCTCCGGCAGTGGCGCGTACAGGAGAGAGCTGGCATATTTTTGACCATCGCTCAAACCCCATTTAAGATACTTTTTCAAAGCTTCCCCTTTTTCAGCGTCATTAATTTTTTGTTTGACCAGTATCCAGGTCATACCGACAATAGGATACGATCCGGCTCCGGGAGCGTTGGTCAGATCAAGCCTATAATCTCCACCGGCGACTTGTTTGGAAATTTTCGCGGAGCTGATCGCTCCCGACGCCGCGGCGGTCGTTGATTGAAGAGACGGGACGACATAACTGCCGCTCCTGTTCTTGAGCGCGGCAACTGGCAGGTCGTTGCTGATCGCGTAAGAGAGCTCGACATATCCAATCGCCCCTTCGTTCCCCTTGATCACCCCGGCAACTCCGGCATTCCCTTTGCTGCCGATACCGGTCGGCCAGGAAACGGCGCTCCCCGCGCCAACCTCTGCCGCCCAGGCGGTGCTGACCTTGGCTAAATACGAAGTAAAGATGTGGGTCGTTCCGCTACCATCGCTCCGATGCGCGACCAGAACACTTTTGGCCGGCAGTCTGACCCCGGGATTAAGTGCCGCGATCGCCGGGTCATTCCATTTTTTTATCTTCCCCATAAATATTTTTGCCAGTGTTTCAGGATCAAGCTTAAGCTTTGTTGCCTCCTGTAGATTATAAGAGACGGCTACCGCTCCCATAACTGTTGGAATATGTAGAACATTGCCGCCAGCATCAGCCATTTGCTTTTCGGTCATCGGGGCGTCGCTCCCGCCAAAATCGGTTATTTGCGCGGTAAACTGGCGGATCCCGCCGCCTGAGCCGATCCCCTGATAATTAACCTGGATCCCGGTCTTGTCGGCAAACATCTTGTTCCATTTGACGTAAATCGGGTAAGGAAAGGTCGCCCCGGCTCCGTTCAGAGAGACAGCCAGCGCGGCGCTTGAAACAAGGGCCAGACAAATTACGGCAGCTATTGCTTTTTTAAACATTTATTCTCCTCCTTATATTGTGATCATGCTATGCAGGTAAAAGATGCTGGTGGTCGCGCCAGTTCCCGTTCTGGCGCTCTGAATGTCAGCCGCCAATTTGACATCTTTCCCCCAATCATAAATTAACCCATAAATCGACCGGTTGATCTCGTTATTGCCGGCGCTTCGAGATGGATCATAGTTATCGATCCTGGCAAGAAGGGTCCACCCGGGATAGACCAGAAAAGTACCGCCTAAACTATACCCGGAGATATTTGTCCCATACAAATATTCCACCCCAACCGAAACCATTTGATTTTTTATACCGACAAGGGCAACCGTCTGTTTCTTTGTATGACTGTCCATTGAACCATCGGTTTTTACTCCAGCCAGGTTGCCAAACAACCCAACGACCACGCTCCCAATATTAGAATCGCTATAAACTGTCGAGTTCAGCCTTAAGCCAATATCTTTTCGCGCGTCTGATTCCGGCTTTGAGTAGCCCGAACCATTGAGCATGGTCGCGTGATATTCAACATCCGAAAAACCGCTGACGCTGATTTTTCCCAGAGCGCCCAAGCCAAAATCAGATGAACTCATCACCCCTTCATTATCTAGAAGGGTTTTAGCGATAAAGCGGGCATTGAGCATCTTGTCCGCCCAATCGATCCAGGCGGTATGCTGAAGACCGATCTTAGCGGTCAACGTATAAGGGACCGGTTGAAGATAGACCGGAACAGGGACTGGTTTTTCCAAATAAGCGTATTTCAAATAATCAAATAAGTTTTGGGTCTTCTTGTTAGGATCGGTCCCGGTCGAAGATGTGGTGTCCAGCCGCCGGACGTCCAGGGTCACCCGAGCGCTGGCTTCATCTGCCAGTTTCTTTTTGAAATCCAAATACGCCCGGCTGACATCAAACTGATTGTAGTTGGATGAGCCGGCATTCTGGGTATATTTCTGCCAGTGGAAGAAAACCACGGAACTGACCTTAATATCTTTATTATCAGCTTTGACCGCCACCAGTTCATTCTTTAAGCTGGCCAGCGCCGCGTTGGTCTCTTCTTTAAGGTCAACCAGTTCATCACTCGCTTCAGAGGCGACTGGCTCTTGGGCGGTCGGCGTTGACGGCTCTGCCGCTTCAGCCTTGATCTTATTGAGGCGCAGCCTGGCGTCACTGATTAATTGCTGTAAAAGCCGCGCTCTTTTCAAGTCCCGGTTCTTTTGCGCCACGGTTAATTTACCCCGCAATTCATTTATGTAAGATTCGACTTTTTTTTGTTCGCCGGGCTGGGCCGAGGCCAGGGAAGCCGCGAAAACCACAGTCAAAATCATCAACAAGCCTGAACTAATTACTTTTTTCATCTCTTCTCTCCTTTTATAATTTAACTTGAACTTCAATTTTGCCCCCCTCCTTGTTGGAGCATTAATCATTAATTACGGTTAAATTATGGACAAAGTAGATTAAGCGATAATTAAAGAGGTGTTACGATCAGGTAAATTCTGAAAGGTTAGGCGATCAGCGGCAGGGTAATAGTAAACGTAGAGCCCTTTCCTTCCTCACTTTCAACTTCAATGGTCCCATGGTGAAGGCTAACAACGTGCTTGACGATCGCCAGCCCAAGGCCGGTTCCGCCAAGTTCGCGGGAACGGGCGACATCGGTCCGGTAAAATCGCTCAAAGACCCTGGGGAGGTGCTCCCGGCCGATCCCTACCCCTGTGTCGGCGATCATAATTTTTACGCGGTCGTTATCCATTTTGCAGCTGATGGAAACCTTCCCTTGCGGGTTGTTGTATTTGACCGCGTTGTCAAGCAAATTCAAGACCGCCCGGTAAAGATGGTCCTCGATCCCATTGACCAAAACTTCCTCGCCGGGACATTCGGCAATGATCGCCACCCCTTTTTCTACCGCTTTAACAGAAACCGTCTCGATCGCCCGGGCAACTACCTCTTCCAGGTCAAGCCTGATAAAAGGACCAAGCTCTTTTTTAGACTCCAGCCGGGAAAGCTCTAAAATATCATCGATCAGCTCCGAGAGGCTGCGCGCGTGCTTGTCGATCTTTTTCACGAATTCAATATTATGCGCCGGGTCGTTTATTGCCCCGCCCAGCAGGGTCTCCACATTAGACCTGATAACAGTCAGCGGAGTCTTCAGTTCATGGGAAACATTGGCGGCAAATTCGGAGCGGACCTTCTCCAGTTTCCGCACTTCAGTCATGTCATGCAACACGCAAACCACCCCGATAACCTCCCGCTCCTCGTTCATGACCGGGCCGGCGTGGGCGTCAAAGATCCCGGCAAATGGCTGGACAACCTCGATCTCTTCCCTGACCCGCTCCCCTTCGCGCAGCGCTTTGGCGATCAGGTCGGCGATCTCATTATTGCGAACTACTTCTCTGATCGTTTTCCCAATAATCTCCGGTTCGGTCACCCCCAAGATCTTTTCTATGACCGGGTTGGCCAGGATAACTCTCCCTTCCCGATTGACCGCCAGAACCCCCTCGTTCATGCTGGAAAGGACCGCGGAGATCTGGCTCTTTTTCGCGGAAAGCTTCTCAAAGGTTATCCGCAGGTACTTGCTCATCCGCTCCATCGCCCGCTCAAGTTCACCGACCTCGAAACGGGAACGCCGGAAAAAATGGTTCTCAAACTCCCCGGCGGCGATCCGCTTGGCGACATCAGACAGACGGACGATCGGGTCGCTAAACAACCTGGCAAAAACCGCGCTGAAAAGAACGGCGACCGCCATGCCGACCAGCAGGGCGTACCACTTAGATTTCAGGAGGTATATGACCAGAAAACAGACCGCCACGTTGCCGACAAAAGCCAGAAATAGCGCGGAATAAAACCGGCCAAAATAATTAAATATTTTCACTTCTTTACCTCAAATTTATAACCAACCCCGCGCAAAGTGTGAAGATATTTCTCGGCCTTGCCAAGTTTTTCCCGCAGGCGCCGGACATGGACGTCCACCGTTCGGGTTTCGACCGCGACCTCTATCCCCCAGACCGTATCAAGCAGCCGCTCGCGGCTGAAAACCTTCCTTTCGTTCTCCCACAAATACTGGAGAAGCGCGAATTCTTTGGCGGTCAGCTCGACCGGCTTGCCGGCTACCCTGACCTCATGCTTATCCGTATCCAGATCAAGTCCGGGGGCTTTGAGGACCTTCGGCGCCGTTATTATTCCCCCCCCATAACGTTTGATGATCGTTTTGATCCTGGCAATTAACTCCCGCATACTAAATGGTTTGGTCAAATAATCGTCAGCCCCTAGTTCAAGCCCAATAACTTTATCCGCCTCTTCCCCTTTGGCGGTCAGCATAATGATCGGGATATTGGCGGTAGCGGGCCCATTCTTAAGCGCTTTGCAAACATCCAGCCCGCTCATTCCGGGAAGCATCAGGTCGAGCATTATTAAAGCGGGAATCTTCTCTTTGGCCATTTTAACGGCGCTCAAACCGTCATAAGCTTTGGCCACTTTATAGCCTTCGGTTTTCAAATTGTACTCGATCGCTTCGGCAATGTCCTTTTCGTCGTCTACAACCAGGATTTCTTTCATGTCAGTAATTGTAGCAGTACAAATGGTGATTGCCAAGTGATAGGAGCGCTTACAGCTTAAAGCTGTAAGCTTGTTATTCTTTCCAACAACTGCTAGTATTTTAATGATGAGTAAAAGGAGGGCCACGCCCATGAACAACTTGATCGCTGACGTCAAACTATCGATCGAACTGGAAAAGAAAGGCTACGATTTCTATACTCAAACCGCAAAAAAGACCGCCAACCCGCTCGCCTCGTCAACTTTGACCAGCCTGGCTGATCGTGAACTGATCCATCTGGCCAAGATCAAGGAGTTTTATCAAAACCTTACCGGAGAAAAAACTCTCGCCTCCGATTGGCTAAAAGGGGTCGAAATATATCCCACCAAAGCTGAACTGTTAAAAGTCATTGTCGAAAAACTAAAAAAAGG
This is a stretch of genomic DNA from Candidatus Margulisiibacteriota bacterium. It encodes these proteins:
- a CDS encoding response regulator is translated as MKEILVVDDEKDIAEAIEYNLKTEGYKVAKAYDGLSAVKMAKEKIPALIMLDLMLPGMSGLDVCKALKNGPATANIPIIMLTAKGEEADKVIGLELGADDYLTKPFSMRELIARIKTIIKRYGGGIITAPKVLKAPGLDLDTDKHEVRVAGKPVELTAKEFALLQYLWENERKVFSRERLLDTVWGIEVAVETRTVDVHVRRLREKLGKAEKYLHTLRGVGYKFEVKK
- the pstA gene encoding phosphate ABC transporter permease PstA, with protein sequence MPLIAVISYVFFKGIGAFSFDFFTQLPMPVGDPGGGMANAIVGTFILVGLACLVGLPIGIFGGIWLAQYGSGKRGFFIRYSADVLSSLPSIVIGIFAYVLIVATMKRFSAIAGGFALGIIMIPVVTRTTEEMVKMVPRTLYEAGLALGLPEWKVALRIVFRTAWNGIFTGVILAVARIMGETAPLIFTAFNTMYWNLQIDQPMASMTVQIYNYAISPFDEWHAKAWAGSLTIILIVFLITVVVRKYSKRVYYG
- the pstC gene encoding phosphate ABC transporter permease subunit PstC, producing the protein MKQGDVWFKGFIFAFAASIPLILFSLVGVLLFWAWPAIRHFGWGFIIGTAWDPLADNYGALPFIYGTVMSSLIALVIAVPLGLGCAIFISEVYKSKFREYVAVMVELLAAIPSVVYGLWGIFVLAPFSANYLQPMLKGLFGFLPLFQGPSSGPSLLTGGIILAIMILPTITALSREVLQAVPYSLRESAMALGATRWETFKLAVFGPASSGIIGAVILGLGRALGETMAVTMVIGNRPQISGSLFAPAYSLSAVIANEFAEAVTELNLSVLIELALILLVITIVVNGLARYLVWQTTIKN
- the pstB gene encoding phosphate ABC transporter ATP-binding protein, with product MDKIKMKASGLNAWFSGKQALKEINMEIFANKVTAVIGPSGCGKSTFVRNLNRLHETIPGATVAGEVLLDEENIFKPRYDLVDLRRRVGMVFQKPTPFPTMSIYDNVAAGLKLASRFSRDVLDKEVETSLKQAALWNEVKDSLNKPGIGLSGGQQQRLCIARTLAVKPEVILLDEPCSALDPISTGKIEELIHELKKDYTIVIVTHNMQQAARVADFTGFFLLGELVEFDVTGKIFTAPSDKRTEDYVTGRFG
- a CDS encoding ferritin family protein; this translates as MNNLIADVKLSIELEKKGYDFYTQTAKKTANPLASSTLTSLADRELIHLAKIKEFYQNLTGEKTLASDWLKGVEIYPTKAELLKVIVEKLKKGLDRKFETQQELNDAYLIAEGLEKDSFTLYDKIAAESSDQTARKFYAALAQEEKEHFAILDETLKYLNNPADWFKEQEHWIVEG
- the pstS gene encoding phosphate ABC transporter substrate-binding protein PstS, with protein sequence MFKKAIAAVICLALVSSAALAVSLNGAGATFPYPIYVKWNKMFADKTGIQVNYQGIGSGGGIRQFTAQITDFGGSDAPMTEKQMADAGGNVLHIPTVMGAVAVSYNLQEATKLKLDPETLAKIFMGKIKKWNDPAIAALNPGVRLPAKSVLVAHRSDGSGTTHIFTSYLAKVSTAWAAEVGAGSAVSWPTGIGSKGNAGVAGVIKGNEGAIGYVELSYAISNDLPVAALKNRSGSYVVPSLQSTTAAASGAISSAKISKQVAGGDYRLDLTNAPGAGSYPIVGMTWILVKQKINDAEKGEALKKYLKWGLSDGQKYASSLLYAPLPESMSDKVLELIDSIETGL
- a CDS encoding PAS domain-containing protein, translating into MKIFNYFGRFYSALFLAFVGNVAVCFLVIYLLKSKWYALLVGMAVAVLFSAVFARLFSDPIVRLSDVAKRIAAGEFENHFFRRSRFEVGELERAMERMSKYLRITFEKLSAKKSQISAVLSSMNEGVLAVNREGRVILANPVIEKILGVTEPEIIGKTIREVVRNNEIADLIAKALREGERVREEIEVVQPFAGIFDAHAGPVMNEEREVIGVVCVLHDMTEVRKLEKVRSEFAANVSHELKTPLTVIRSNVETLLGGAINDPAHNIEFVKKIDKHARSLSELIDDILELSRLESKKELGPFIRLDLEEVVARAIETVSVKAVEKGVAIIAECPGEEVLVNGIEDHLYRAVLNLLDNAVKYNNPQGKVSISCKMDNDRVKIMIADTGVGIGREHLPRVFERFYRTDVARSRELGGTGLGLAIVKHVVSLHHGTIEVESEEGKGSTFTITLPLIA